The Acidianus infernus genome window below encodes:
- a CDS encoding ribose-phosphate diphosphokinase, which produces MIIVGGPASNGIDEKLSEMLNVKLIKAEHKIFPDGESYIRIPESVRGEEVAIVQSTYYPQDKHLIELLLMIEAVKNLGASKIISIIPYLAYARQDRRFKDGEALSLKIVLNLIYESGSDELITVEPHKPDAVISYFKGNVKIVDPTPALAREIKKEVENPFILAPDRGALERAERLAKELNSPYSHIEKERDRTTGEVRIKEAPHLDLHGKDVVLIDDIISTGGTLAQASQLSYNLGARKVIAAATHVLLVNDAYDKLTRAGIKSIIGTNTIKVENKNVKIADISDLIAVKL; this is translated from the coding sequence ATGATTATTGTAGGAGGACCAGCCTCAAACGGTATAGACGAAAAGCTTTCAGAGATGCTTAATGTGAAGCTTATAAAAGCAGAACATAAGATTTTTCCTGACGGAGAATCTTATATTAGAATTCCTGAAAGTGTTAGAGGAGAAGAAGTAGCAATAGTCCAGTCTACTTACTATCCTCAAGATAAGCATTTGATAGAATTACTTTTAATGATAGAAGCAGTAAAAAATTTAGGTGCAAGTAAAATTATTTCTATAATTCCATATTTAGCTTACGCAAGACAGGACAGAAGATTTAAAGACGGAGAAGCATTAAGTCTTAAAATAGTCCTAAACCTTATTTACGAGAGCGGTAGTGACGAATTAATTACGGTAGAACCTCATAAACCTGACGCAGTAATTTCATATTTTAAAGGTAATGTTAAAATAGTGGATCCAACCCCTGCTTTAGCTAGAGAAATTAAAAAGGAGGTAGAAAATCCTTTTATATTAGCTCCGGACCGCGGTGCTTTAGAAAGGGCTGAAAGGCTCGCTAAGGAGCTCAATTCTCCTTATTCTCATATTGAAAAAGAAAGAGATAGAACTACTGGGGAAGTGAGAATTAAGGAAGCCCCTCATTTAGATTTACATGGAAAGGACGTTGTGCTTATAGACGATATAATAAGTACTGGAGGAACTTTAGCCCAAGCTTCTCAGCTTTCTTACAATTTAGGTGCTAGAAAAGTAATAGCTGCAGCAACTCATGTATTATTAGTTAATGACGCTTACGATAAGCTCACTAGAGCAGGAATAAAATCAATTATAGGGACCAATACTATAAAAGTTGAGAATAAAAATGTTAAAATTGCAGACATTTCAGACCTTATAGCTGTTAAACTATGA
- a CDS encoding TRM11 family SAM-dependent methyltransferase has product MKYAILSADELFISLAELKALLKRPFSYVTGVAIFDGEAKNIARRSSTIKAIGEILAISDNPKDINDALKGKCFSIKPNVIMNSDKDLFPVLYKEIVDGIQFSKKCDKLDLIFTDGIILAGIRQEERDSKSLQAHAKKPYSQSGTMDAYTSRLLVNLANPDKTILDPFAGVGSILIEASWLGYDCIGGDIDSKMIEKTKYNLKYFNYECQIIQEDISNLPIKENSVDAIVTDPPYGRSVNARDVKFDELYESLFFNSAEILKKGGKLVFATDSKFDWRDKIKSSGLKVDSIHFIYLHKSLSRGIYVVEKP; this is encoded by the coding sequence ATGAAATATGCAATATTAAGTGCAGACGAGCTTTTTATATCATTAGCCGAGCTTAAAGCCCTACTAAAGAGGCCTTTTTCTTACGTTACTGGGGTTGCAATATTCGACGGAGAAGCTAAAAACATTGCAAGGAGATCTTCTACAATTAAGGCAATAGGCGAAATTCTAGCAATTTCCGACAATCCAAAGGATATAAATGACGCTCTTAAAGGTAAATGCTTTAGTATAAAACCTAACGTTATTATGAACTCAGACAAGGATTTATTTCCAGTTCTATATAAAGAAATAGTAGATGGCATACAATTTAGTAAAAAGTGTGATAAGCTCGATTTAATATTTACTGACGGCATTATCCTAGCTGGAATTAGGCAAGAAGAGAGAGACTCAAAAAGCCTTCAAGCTCACGCTAAAAAACCATATTCTCAATCTGGAACCATGGACGCATACACCTCAAGGCTTTTAGTCAATTTAGCCAATCCAGATAAGACAATCCTTGATCCTTTTGCAGGTGTAGGTTCTATATTAATTGAGGCATCTTGGTTAGGATATGATTGTATAGGAGGAGACATTGATAGTAAAATGATAGAGAAAACAAAGTATAACCTAAAGTATTTTAATTATGAATGTCAAATTATTCAAGAAGATATAAGTAATTTGCCTATTAAGGAAAACTCTGTAGACGCAATTGTTACCGATCCTCCTTATGGTAGATCAGTTAATGCTAGAGATGTTAAATTTGATGAATTATATGAGTCACTTTTCTTTAATTCTGCAGAGATCCTAAAGAAAGGTGGAAAATTAGTTTTTGCTACAGATTCTAAGTTTGACTGGAGGGATAAAATTAAAAGTTCTGGATTAAAAGTTGATTCCATTCATTTCATTTATTTACATAAAAGCCTATCGAGAGGAATATACGTGGTGGAAAAACCTTGA
- a CDS encoding ribonuclease Z, with protein sequence MMEVYFIGTGGGAPSKRGLPAFLVRRQGFNLLLDCGEGTQITMINHGLNIMAINLIAITHLHADHVLGLPSLIQTMGMYSRKEKLYIIGDVKDLLNKVFEETYFEPPFKIEYVDSYEDNELKITPFKTCHTVKSQGYLIEEKDRKNIDIERLTREGIKDWRIIRQLKAGKEVIFNGKKLNPEDYLITKKGIRIAYTGDTAICDSVINSVKGVDLLIHDSTFLDDINAKEYGHSTVTDAATVAKEAGVKRLALVHISGRYKDAKIMEEIARRTFWKSFLPDDLSYYILKD encoded by the coding sequence TTGATGGAAGTTTATTTTATAGGCACTGGTGGTGGAGCACCATCAAAGAGAGGTCTTCCGGCCTTTTTAGTAAGGAGGCAAGGCTTTAACTTACTTTTAGACTGCGGTGAAGGAACTCAAATTACAATGATTAATCATGGACTTAATATTATGGCAATAAATTTGATTGCAATAACTCACCTTCATGCAGACCACGTTTTAGGACTTCCTTCATTAATACAAACTATGGGAATGTATAGTAGGAAGGAGAAATTATATATAATAGGTGATGTAAAGGATCTTTTAAATAAGGTGTTTGAGGAAACTTATTTTGAGCCTCCTTTTAAAATAGAATACGTTGATAGTTATGAAGATAATGAGTTAAAAATTACTCCTTTCAAGACTTGTCATACAGTTAAGTCTCAAGGGTATTTGATAGAAGAGAAAGATAGGAAAAACATTGATATAGAAAGATTAACGAGGGAAGGTATTAAAGATTGGAGAATTATTAGGCAGTTAAAGGCTGGTAAAGAAGTTATATTCAATGGTAAGAAGCTTAATCCAGAGGATTATTTAATAACTAAAAAGGGAATAAGGATAGCTTATACCGGGGATACTGCCATCTGTGATAGTGTAATAAATTCTGTTAAAGGAGTAGATTTGTTAATTCATGACTCCACGTTTTTAGACGACATAAACGCTAAAGAATATGGACATTCTACAGTTACTGATGCAGCAACTGTAGCAAAGGAAGCTGGAGTAAAAAGATTAGCTTTAGTTCATATAAGTGGAAGATACAAAGACGCTAAAATTATGGAAGAAATTGCAAGAAGAACTTTTTGGAAATCCTTTTTGCCGGACGATTTATCTTATTATATTTTAAAAGATTAA
- a CDS encoding RNA-binding domain-containing protein, which produces MTKIVVTAEVRPSEDESKVLTAIANFFDYEKITKEKRGDYIVVIVEESRTLKSLQKFHDALREEKILDVARKYLRKGISDNSISFMLHKQAAAIGVISFVDDERESPLGPISFYIEHKNPNEVVDWLAPRTAKGHPLWENKIPED; this is translated from the coding sequence ATGACAAAAATAGTTGTAACGGCTGAAGTTAGGCCTTCAGAAGACGAATCTAAGGTCTTAACGGCTATAGCTAATTTCTTCGATTATGAAAAAATAACAAAGGAAAAGAGAGGAGACTATATTGTGGTCATTGTGGAAGAATCAAGAACACTAAAAAGTCTGCAAAAATTTCACGATGCGTTAAGAGAAGAGAAAATACTTGACGTTGCAAGAAAATACTTAAGGAAAGGAATTTCAGACAATTCAATTTCATTTATGTTACATAAACAAGCAGCGGCAATAGGGGTAATCTCTTTCGTGGACGACGAAAGAGAGTCGCCATTAGGCCCTATTTCATTTTACATAGAGCATAAGAATCCTAATGAAGTTGTAGATTGGCTAGCACCAAGAACCGCTAAAGGCCATCCATTATGGGAAAATAAAATTCCAGAGGATTAA
- a CDS encoding AAA family ATPase, producing MNIILITGMPGSGKTLFANILREKGFYVISMGDVLRKRYEKEAKIGERMMDFAKRIREIYGEGVVARLSMEEITPTMSRIAFEGVRSLAEVDEFRRLGNPIIIAIHSPPSLRYQRMISRMRPDDSKNIEDLRRRDLDEIRLGIGGVIALADYIIINDSTIDEFKKRAEEIILRITK from the coding sequence ATTAATATAATTCTTATAACAGGAATGCCCGGTTCAGGAAAAACATTGTTTGCAAATATATTGAGAGAAAAAGGATTCTATGTTATCTCTATGGGCGACGTATTAAGAAAGAGGTATGAGAAGGAGGCAAAAATAGGTGAAAGAATGATGGATTTTGCTAAAAGAATTAGAGAAATATACGGCGAAGGAGTAGTGGCTAGATTGTCAATGGAGGAAATTACACCAACTATGAGCAGGATTGCGTTCGAAGGAGTGAGGAGCTTAGCAGAAGTTGATGAGTTTAGGAGATTGGGAAACCCTATAATAATCGCAATTCATTCTCCTCCTTCATTAAGATATCAGAGAATGATATCAAGGATGAGGCCTGACGATTCTAAGAACATTGAAGATCTGAGAAGAAGAGATCTTGACGAGATAAGACTAGGAATAGGAGGAGTTATAGCTTTAGCAGATTATATAATAATTAACGATTCCACGATAGACGAATTTAAGAAGAGAGCAGAAGAAATTATATTAAGGATTACGAAATGA
- the thpR gene encoding RNA 2',3'-cyclic phosphodiesterase yields MRLFIAIKVPQFQKLNDVYNEIKLSGADVKLVEIDNIHITLIFIGEVPDNKVDLVKEAVSLLQFNKFKISMKGMGAFPSITKPRVVWVGISEGFIQLREIRSFLLKELRSRGIRPEDEKEFVPHITLGRVKGPSNLFNLANVINQHYNDYFGDFIVDKVILYKSTLTPKGPIYDEILGVTGK; encoded by the coding sequence ATGAGGTTATTCATTGCAATAAAAGTTCCACAATTCCAAAAACTGAATGATGTCTATAATGAGATTAAATTAAGCGGAGCAGATGTAAAGCTTGTAGAGATAGATAATATACATATAACCCTAATCTTCATTGGAGAAGTGCCAGACAATAAGGTTGACTTAGTAAAAGAAGCAGTATCATTACTTCAGTTCAATAAATTTAAAATATCCATGAAAGGAATGGGGGCATTTCCAAGCATTACAAAGCCTAGAGTTGTATGGGTTGGGATTTCAGAAGGATTTATTCAGCTTAGGGAGATAAGGTCCTTTTTATTAAAAGAGCTTAGAAGTAGAGGAATTAGACCAGAAGATGAGAAAGAGTTCGTCCCTCATATAACCTTGGGCAGAGTAAAAGGTCCTTCAAATCTATTTAACTTAGCAAACGTTATTAATCAACACTATAACGATTACTTTGGAGATTTTATAGTTGATAAAGTAATACTTTATAAAAGCACTTTAACGCCAAAAGGTCCAATTTACGATGAAATTTTAGGAGTGACGGGAAAATGA
- the cca gene encoding CCA tRNA nucleotidyltransferase, whose translation MSEELLKKVLDKIKPTREDEEKVKLIVNEVIDRLNGLDAEIHGSFRKGTWLKGDADVDVFVFFPKSVGKEYISTEAIKILRDRLSGFNITTAYAEHPYLIVNHKGIEIDIVPALKIEEGEKPITAVDRTPFHTEFINSHLSEEQKDEVRLLKRFMKGIGVYGAEIKVRGFSGYVTELLIVKFGSFLEVLKNASKWRPPVKIFIVKPERDFKCPLILPDPVDPSRNAGAAVSLKRLAEFSIASRYFLKNPSEKFFFPPEPAGDKIKGDVLVTKIEILDNNVVEDLLWGQVNKSVEKIFNILRNYGYRVIDVQAYGNTKNLVFALQLESKEIGNYKLNQGPPFYMDLDDFISKNDNIWVGEDGRLYSIKERRNDKIEDIVKSAISLKYNYKVVEQYWLDREPKEPCLKAFLRKTPTWLK comes from the coding sequence ATGAGTGAAGAGCTTCTAAAGAAAGTTTTGGATAAAATAAAACCTACAAGAGAAGATGAGGAGAAAGTCAAGTTAATAGTAAATGAAGTCATTGATAGACTTAACGGCCTAGACGCAGAAATTCACGGATCTTTTAGGAAAGGAACGTGGTTAAAGGGAGATGCGGACGTTGACGTATTCGTGTTCTTTCCTAAGAGTGTGGGAAAGGAATATATATCTACAGAAGCAATTAAAATTTTGAGAGATAGATTATCTGGATTTAATATTACAACTGCTTATGCAGAACATCCTTACTTGATTGTTAATCATAAGGGTATTGAGATTGATATTGTTCCTGCTTTAAAAATTGAGGAAGGAGAAAAACCAATCACTGCCGTAGATAGGACGCCTTTCCATACAGAATTTATAAATTCCCATTTAAGTGAAGAGCAAAAGGATGAAGTACGTTTACTGAAGAGGTTTATGAAAGGAATAGGAGTTTACGGTGCAGAAATAAAAGTTAGAGGATTTTCAGGCTACGTTACGGAGTTGCTTATAGTAAAGTTTGGTAGTTTTCTGGAAGTTTTAAAGAACGCCTCAAAATGGAGGCCTCCAGTTAAAATTTTCATTGTAAAACCAGAAAGGGATTTCAAATGTCCCTTGATTTTACCAGATCCAGTAGATCCGTCCAGGAACGCTGGAGCGGCAGTTTCTCTCAAGAGATTAGCAGAATTTTCTATAGCTTCTAGGTACTTTCTTAAGAATCCTTCAGAAAAGTTCTTCTTCCCACCAGAGCCAGCCGGAGATAAAATAAAAGGAGACGTTTTAGTTACTAAAATAGAAATTCTAGATAATAATGTAGTAGAAGATTTACTTTGGGGTCAAGTAAATAAATCCGTTGAAAAAATCTTTAATATTCTAAGAAATTATGGTTATAGAGTTATAGACGTTCAAGCATATGGTAATACAAAGAACCTAGTGTTCGCTTTACAGCTTGAAAGCAAAGAAATAGGCAATTACAAGTTAAACCAAGGTCCTCCATTTTATATGGATTTAGATGATTTTATTAGTAAAAATGATAATATATGGGTTGGAGAGGACGGAAGACTTTACTCGATTAAAGAGAGGAGAAATGATAAAATTGAAGATATAGTCAAGTCTGCAATATCGCTGAAATACAATTATAAAGTCGTGGAACAATATTGGTTAGATAGAGAGCCAAAGGAGCCATGCTTAAAGGCATTCCTGAGGAAAACTCCAACTTGGTTGAAATAA
- a CDS encoding serine/threonine protein kinase, with protein MLKGIPEENSNLVEINKFIYPKYSKDVEEELKSAGIYYAYSFGKVSLGKVNVIGKGKTGIVVYIGEGKVVKIRRTDSPKNSLELEAKIQEISYPSAPKVFDYGVNYIIMEYVNGNHLTRYNLRYLEDLLIRAKYLEDVHVQHEEISRPWKNVLVTQARTYIIDYDSASIKEKPLNVTKILSAFGFYQLGEKYKRNEIGFEEIINFIKELRSS; from the coding sequence ATGCTTAAAGGCATTCCTGAGGAAAACTCCAACTTGGTTGAAATAAACAAATTCATTTATCCAAAGTACTCTAAAGACGTGGAAGAAGAATTAAAGAGCGCAGGGATTTACTATGCTTATTCTTTTGGTAAAGTTAGTCTTGGAAAGGTTAACGTAATAGGTAAAGGGAAGACGGGAATAGTAGTTTATATAGGGGAAGGAAAGGTTGTTAAAATAAGAAGAACCGACTCTCCAAAAAATAGCCTAGAATTAGAGGCAAAAATTCAAGAAATATCCTATCCTTCCGCACCTAAAGTATTCGATTATGGGGTTAACTACATTATAATGGAATACGTGAATGGTAATCATCTTACTAGGTATAATTTAAGATATTTAGAAGATCTTTTAATTAGGGCTAAATATCTAGAAGACGTACATGTGCAACATGAGGAAATATCAAGACCTTGGAAAAACGTTCTAGTTACTCAAGCAAGGACTTATATTATAGATTATGATTCCGCATCAATTAAGGAGAAACCTTTAAATGTAACAAAGATATTATCTGCTTTTGGATTTTATCAATTAGGAGAGAAATATAAAAGAAATGAAATAGGATTTGAAGAAATTATTAATTTTATTAAAGAATTAAGAAGTAGCTAA
- a CDS encoding FMN-binding glutamate synthase family protein, which yields MIIKAYLPLPKQTDSEFWTIDKIEHIRHLATTGKPYKILDKRRNSLRILDRIEFKNVEGKIVEKPSASTYFTFSGIEMTTPLYLGDMSYGALSGNPNIAIATAADITGTLAGTGEGGLHPEVAKHKRIFVQWASARFGVDIDVLNAGLGVVIKIGQGAKPGIGGHLPGSKVTKAISMARRIPEGIDAISPAPHHDIYSIEDLGQRIEALKEATGKPVFVKVAATNYIPYITSGVARMGADGIIIDGHGAGTGATPEVIRDNLGIPIELAVASADNVLKKEGLRDKFTIIAAGRISDATDAAKLIALGADIVSVGTAALIAMGCVMVHKCHIGSCPTALTSKIDGTRIFDIEFGVKTLVNFVNGFSLELANILDNLGLSSIQELKGRRDLLYGFGLSRDVLSILGIEGEAEELNPKLGELWNKRRKFHLHELINKGEPTITSMGSTAPPDVEKPARILDWLRSDGAQVTRPPIDPYREDIDTSFLLNKGKVYLSLPVIFNVIGAIKEIAESLSWASYALGSMIFVENTMPKYSEISFSNDGKGKINWSYEIKEGYYLVLKSEDEIDDTLVNKGIPGFIIDEDILNEDLELVVSDVDTKLKEAGVRNKFDIIAKSSKLRDSADVFKLVALGADAVIMPYQILEIAIGEGSKGNLKERAFNLISGMKKEIALMAGAAGVYSVQSSLTGNRELLRAVNLNSYIARRIRVKQAGSL from the coding sequence TTGATTATCAAGGCGTATTTACCTTTACCTAAACAAACAGATTCAGAATTCTGGACTATTGATAAAATAGAGCATATTAGGCACTTAGCAACTACTGGCAAGCCTTATAAAATTCTGGATAAAAGGAGGAATAGTTTACGAATATTGGATAGGATTGAATTTAAAAATGTAGAAGGTAAAATAGTTGAGAAGCCTTCGGCTAGTACATATTTTACCTTCTCTGGAATAGAAATGACGACTCCCCTTTATTTAGGAGACATGTCTTACGGTGCATTAAGCGGAAATCCTAATATTGCTATTGCAACCGCAGCAGATATAACTGGTACGTTGGCTGGAACTGGTGAAGGTGGGCTTCATCCTGAAGTTGCAAAACATAAGAGAATTTTTGTTCAGTGGGCTTCGGCAAGGTTTGGCGTTGATATAGATGTATTAAACGCAGGATTGGGAGTAGTTATAAAGATAGGACAAGGCGCAAAGCCTGGAATAGGAGGTCACTTACCTGGAAGTAAGGTTACTAAGGCTATCTCTATGGCAAGACGAATACCAGAGGGAATAGATGCTATATCTCCAGCACCCCATCATGACATATATTCAATAGAAGATCTTGGGCAAAGGATAGAAGCATTAAAGGAAGCTACTGGAAAGCCCGTTTTCGTTAAAGTAGCGGCCACAAATTACATACCGTACATAACTTCTGGAGTAGCAAGAATGGGAGCTGACGGAATAATAATAGATGGTCATGGAGCTGGAACTGGAGCTACTCCAGAAGTTATTAGAGATAATTTAGGCATACCTATAGAGTTAGCTGTAGCTTCTGCAGATAATGTATTAAAAAAGGAAGGATTAAGAGATAAGTTCACCATAATAGCCGCAGGCAGGATTTCAGATGCTACAGATGCTGCAAAATTAATAGCTTTAGGTGCTGACATTGTAAGTGTAGGTACTGCAGCACTAATAGCAATGGGCTGTGTGATGGTTCATAAATGCCATATAGGTTCTTGTCCAACTGCTTTAACTAGTAAAATTGACGGGACTAGAATTTTCGATATTGAGTTTGGGGTAAAAACTCTAGTTAATTTTGTTAACGGATTCTCGCTAGAGCTAGCAAATATTTTGGATAATTTAGGCTTGAGCTCTATTCAGGAATTGAAAGGAAGAAGGGATTTATTATACGGTTTTGGTTTATCTAGGGATGTTTTATCTATTTTAGGTATAGAAGGAGAAGCTGAGGAGTTAAATCCGAAGCTTGGAGAACTTTGGAATAAAAGAAGAAAGTTCCATCTCCATGAATTGATAAACAAAGGTGAGCCAACCATTACTAGCATGGGAAGTACTGCACCGCCTGACGTTGAGAAACCTGCAAGAATATTAGATTGGTTAAGGAGTGACGGTGCGCAAGTTACTAGGCCCCCTATTGATCCTTACAGAGAGGATATAGACACAAGCTTTTTACTTAATAAAGGTAAAGTATACCTTTCTTTACCAGTGATATTTAACGTTATAGGAGCTATAAAAGAAATAGCTGAAAGCCTAAGTTGGGCTTCATACGCTTTAGGGTCTATGATATTTGTAGAAAATACTATGCCAAAATATTCCGAAATAAGTTTTAGTAATGATGGTAAAGGTAAGATAAACTGGAGTTATGAGATTAAAGAAGGCTATTATTTAGTCTTAAAATCTGAGGACGAAATTGATGATACACTTGTAAATAAGGGAATACCTGGCTTTATAATAGATGAAGATATACTTAATGAGGATTTAGAGTTAGTAGTTTCCGACGTTGATACAAAGCTTAAGGAAGCTGGAGTTAGAAACAAGTTTGATATAATTGCTAAATCCTCTAAATTAAGGGATTCCGCAGATGTGTTTAAATTAGTTGCATTAGGAGCAGACGCAGTAATTATGCCTTACCAAATCCTTGAAATAGCTATAGGTGAAGGTAGTAAAGGGAATCTGAAAGAAAGAGCTTTCAATTTAATTTCTGGTATGAAAAAAGAGATTGCGTTAATGGCAGGAGCTGCAGGAGTGTATAGTGTTCAATCTTCATTAACGGGAAATAGGGAGTTACTAAGAGCAGTGAATTTGAACTCTTATATTGCTAGGAGAATAAGAGTCAAGCAGGCTGGTTCTCTATGA
- a CDS encoding glutamate synthase encodes MISPSGCGVFGILRKRNAPKIKGKDVVNAIDIVRYRGSDKGAGFAVFNLKEGNSYYIKAFYFGDGEEIKREIEDQGIRINGFNEKYMGELCDCDFEISLGSIASLKKIVRNINEILWNNGKKGRIYSAGKSLQVYKGVGYPADIARQYDIYEVEGDMWIAHTRQPTNSPGSYPYWSHPFSAFDVAIVHNGDVSSFGANVEFLQSRGWGGFVGTDSEVMAFLFEELISEGLSVEEVTRIMSNPSRRFSKLNVEEDYIYRNARLDGPFTAIIGYDSGNDLFMIGIADRAKFRPVIIGEDENYYYIASEENQIRMLSPSAKVWTLEPGNYFIASLLKGLINPGRDVSKISSFSKPVFYTEKFDIDARGLGYKDVNKAIMEFVNKSGKKEVTVVNLLGHRYIGISFPKAGLRLNLYGVVGNAMANLNENNVFHVYGNVADDCCDTMQGGKVVIHGDARDVLAQTFQGGYIYVKGNAGNRVGIQMREYMNKRPYLVIGGMVDDYLGEYMAGGVIMVLGLGIKGEPVGNYIGSGMVGGRIYIRGKVNPEKIGLQPSKQEMVRFLKALLLDSMISEEKYNKLKEMPYIEVVKELDGEAKKYAQKLFEEKVGIPTYEYRELTEDEIKELEPIARDYAIETNQNKDTIVEMLKEKYTVITSSLRK; translated from the coding sequence ATGATAAGTCCTTCCGGATGCGGAGTCTTTGGAATATTAAGGAAAAGAAATGCTCCTAAAATTAAGGGTAAAGACGTCGTCAATGCCATTGATATTGTAAGATATAGGGGTAGCGACAAAGGTGCCGGATTTGCAGTATTTAACCTTAAGGAAGGAAATTCTTACTATATTAAGGCTTTCTATTTTGGAGATGGAGAGGAGATAAAGAGAGAAATAGAGGATCAAGGAATTAGAATAAATGGATTTAACGAGAAATATATGGGCGAATTATGTGACTGTGATTTTGAAATTTCCTTAGGTAGTATAGCTTCTCTTAAAAAAATTGTAAGAAACATAAATGAAATTCTATGGAATAACGGAAAGAAAGGAAGGATTTACAGCGCAGGAAAATCCTTACAAGTGTATAAAGGTGTAGGTTATCCTGCAGACATTGCAAGACAATATGATATTTATGAAGTTGAAGGCGATATGTGGATAGCTCATACTAGACAGCCAACTAATTCGCCAGGCAGTTATCCTTATTGGTCTCATCCATTTTCAGCATTTGACGTAGCAATAGTTCATAATGGTGATGTAAGCTCCTTTGGTGCAAATGTTGAATTTTTACAGTCTAGAGGTTGGGGAGGTTTTGTAGGCACAGACAGCGAAGTTATGGCATTCCTATTTGAGGAATTAATAAGTGAAGGGCTAAGCGTAGAAGAAGTAACTAGGATAATGTCAAATCCTTCTAGAAGGTTTAGTAAGCTAAACGTTGAAGAGGACTACATTTATAGAAATGCCAGACTAGATGGCCCGTTTACTGCAATTATAGGCTACGACTCTGGAAATGACTTATTTATGATCGGAATAGCTGATAGGGCAAAGTTTAGGCCAGTTATAATAGGAGAGGACGAGAACTACTATTACATTGCCAGCGAGGAAAATCAGATCAGGATGCTTAGTCCTAGTGCAAAGGTCTGGACTCTTGAGCCCGGTAATTATTTTATAGCTTCTTTACTCAAGGGGTTAATTAATCCAGGGAGAGATGTTAGTAAAATATCCTCATTTTCCAAACCCGTCTTTTACACAGAGAAATTTGACATAGACGCAAGAGGACTTGGATATAAAGACGTAAATAAGGCAATTATGGAGTTTGTGAATAAATCTGGTAAAAAGGAAGTAACAGTGGTAAACCTCTTGGGGCATAGATATATAGGAATAAGCTTTCCTAAAGCAGGGCTTAGATTAAACCTATACGGAGTGGTAGGAAATGCTATGGCTAACTTAAATGAAAATAACGTATTTCACGTTTACGGTAATGTAGCAGATGACTGCTGTGATACAATGCAAGGCGGTAAAGTTGTAATTCACGGCGATGCAAGGGATGTTTTAGCTCAAACTTTTCAAGGGGGATATATTTACGTCAAGGGCAACGCTGGTAACAGAGTCGGAATTCAAATGAGGGAATACATGAATAAGAGGCCTTATTTGGTGATAGGCGGAATGGTTGACGATTACCTTGGAGAATACATGGCCGGAGGAGTAATAATGGTTTTAGGCCTAGGAATTAAAGGTGAGCCTGTAGGCAATTATATTGGATCTGGGATGGTGGGTGGTAGAATTTACATAAGAGGAAAAGTTAACCCAGAAAAGATAGGTTTACAGCCTAGTAAACAAGAGATGGTAAGGTTCCTTAAGGCATTACTCCTAGACAGTATGATCTCTGAAGAGAAATATAATAAGCTAAAAGAAATGCCATACATAGAAGTCGTAAAAGAGCTGGACGGCGAAGCTAAGAAATACGCACAAAAACTATTTGAGGAAAAGGTAGGAATTCCCACGTATGAATACAGAGAACTCACAGAAGACGAAATAAAAGAACTGGAACCTATAGCTAGAGATTATGCAATTGAAACTAATCAAAATAAAGATACAATTGTCGAGATGCTTAAAGAAAAATACACTGTCATAACGTCCTCTTTACGTAAGTAA
- a CDS encoding transcription factor S, which yields MKFCPKCHSMMVPRKINGKNVYKCLKCGYEEEVKSSEVITTKIKHSETEKTLVLEEEMPQGAQKIKGVICPNCKNDEAYFWILQTRAADEPATRFYKCTKCGKVWREYE from the coding sequence ATGAAGTTCTGTCCTAAATGTCACTCAATGATGGTACCTAGAAAAATTAATGGTAAAAATGTATATAAATGTCTAAAATGCGGCTATGAGGAAGAAGTTAAGTCCTCTGAAGTAATAACTACAAAGATAAAACACTCCGAAACAGAAAAAACCCTCGTTTTAGAGGAAGAAATGCCACAAGGCGCTCAGAAAATTAAAGGAGTAATATGCCCTAACTGTAAGAATGACGAAGCGTACTTCTGGATCTTACAAACTAGAGCAGCGGACGAGCCTGCAACTAGGTTTTATAAGTGCACTAAGTGCGGTAAGGTTTGGAGAGAATACGAGTAA